In the Neofelis nebulosa isolate mNeoNeb1 chromosome 11, mNeoNeb1.pri, whole genome shotgun sequence genome, one interval contains:
- the CFAP73 gene encoding cilia- and flagella-associated protein 73 isoform X4, translating into MAVPWEEYFRLALQEKLPASSRKIPGQSVDHFPPVLRLLEKRQELVDADRGLQAQKEVFQTTRAALKERWEQLEQKEQELKGSFVRFDKFLKDTEARRTRALRRAAQERLQADRREAEALRLRAQFEELQRERARLRCRLERLEPCARLLGRVLEQLPEFQEVPELVARFDGLVDMQAALRLTERQRLAELEEARARLQRLRDAGQGELLGQGRRRAQLLQRLEAARERTLRWLVCRHKTHPPALDIEDTEGQLEQVKLFILDLSAMLTSLGQAKPTPAC; encoded by the exons ATGGCGGTGCCCTGGGAGGAATATTTCCGACTGGCCTTGCAAGAGAAACTGCCTGC CTCCTCCAGGAAGATCCCGGGGCAAAGTGTGGATCACTTCCCGCCGGTGCTGCGTCTCCTGGAGAAGAGGCAGGAGCTGGTGGACGCGGACCGAGGCCTGCAGGCCCAGAAGGAG GTGTTCCAGACCACGAGAGCAGCGCTGAAAGAGCGCTGGGAACAGTTGGAACAGAAGGAGCAGGAGCTAAAGGGGTCCTTTGTCCGCTTTGACAAGTTCTTGAAG GACACCGAGGCCCGGCGCACCCGCGCCCTGCGGAGGGCGGCCCAGGAGCGGCTCCAGGCGGACCGCCGGGAGGCGGAGGCCCTACGGCTTCGGGCCCAGTTCGAGGAGCTGCAGCGGGAGCGCGCGCGGCTGCGGTGCCGGCTGGAGCGCCTGGAGCCCTGCGCGCGCCTGCTGGGGCGAGTGCTGGAGCAGCTGCCGGAG TTCCAAGAGGTCCCCGAGCTGGTGGCGCGCTTCGACGGCCTGGTCGATATGCAGGCGGCGCTGAGGCTCACGGAGCGCCAGCGGCTGGCCGAGCTGGAGGAGGCGCGCGCTCGGCTGCAGCGGCTGCGGGACGCGGGGCAGGGCGAGCTGCTCGGGCAGGGCCGGCGGCGAGCGCAGCTGTTGCAGCGCCTGGAGGCCGCGAGGGAGCGCACGCTGCGCTGG CTAGTGTGCCGGCACAAGACGCACCCGCCTGCCCTGGACATCGAGGACACTGAGGGGCAGCTGGAGCAG GTGAAGCTGTTCATTCTGGACCTCTCTGCCATGCTGACCAGTCTTGGGCAGGCCAAGCCCACACCTGCCTGCTAG
- the CFAP73 gene encoding cilia- and flagella-associated protein 73 isoform X2, translated as MAVPWEEYFRLALQEKLPASSRKIPGQSVDHFPPVLRLLEKRQELVDADRGLQAQKEVFQTTRAALKERWEQLEQKEQELKGSFVRFDKFLKDTEARRTRALRRAAQERLQADRREAEALRLRAQFEELQRERARLRCRLERLEPCARLLGRVLEQLPEFQEVPELVARFDGLVDMQAALRLTERQRLAELEEARARLQRLRDAGQGELLGQGRRRAQLLQRLEAARERTLRWESKWIQIQNTGAEKTLLLGRTRIAALNLFQLVCRHKTHPPALDIEDTEGQLEQVKLFILDLSAMLTSLGQAKPTPAC; from the exons ATGGCGGTGCCCTGGGAGGAATATTTCCGACTGGCCTTGCAAGAGAAACTGCCTGC CTCCTCCAGGAAGATCCCGGGGCAAAGTGTGGATCACTTCCCGCCGGTGCTGCGTCTCCTGGAGAAGAGGCAGGAGCTGGTGGACGCGGACCGAGGCCTGCAGGCCCAGAAGGAG GTGTTCCAGACCACGAGAGCAGCGCTGAAAGAGCGCTGGGAACAGTTGGAACAGAAGGAGCAGGAGCTAAAGGGGTCCTTTGTCCGCTTTGACAAGTTCTTGAAG GACACCGAGGCCCGGCGCACCCGCGCCCTGCGGAGGGCGGCCCAGGAGCGGCTCCAGGCGGACCGCCGGGAGGCGGAGGCCCTACGGCTTCGGGCCCAGTTCGAGGAGCTGCAGCGGGAGCGCGCGCGGCTGCGGTGCCGGCTGGAGCGCCTGGAGCCCTGCGCGCGCCTGCTGGGGCGAGTGCTGGAGCAGCTGCCGGAG TTCCAAGAGGTCCCCGAGCTGGTGGCGCGCTTCGACGGCCTGGTCGATATGCAGGCGGCGCTGAGGCTCACGGAGCGCCAGCGGCTGGCCGAGCTGGAGGAGGCGCGCGCTCGGCTGCAGCGGCTGCGGGACGCGGGGCAGGGCGAGCTGCTCGGGCAGGGCCGGCGGCGAGCGCAGCTGTTGCAGCGCCTGGAGGCCGCGAGGGAGCGCACGCTGCGCTGG GAATCCAAGTGGATTCAGATCCAGAACACGGGGGCAGAGAAGACCCTTCTCCTGGGACGCACTAGGATAGCAGCGCTCAACCTGTTCCAGCTAGTGTGCCGGCACAAGACGCACCCGCCTGCCCTGGACATCGAGGACACTGAGGGGCAGCTGGAGCAG GTGAAGCTGTTCATTCTGGACCTCTCTGCCATGCTGACCAGTCTTGGGCAGGCCAAGCCCACACCTGCCTGCTAG
- the CFAP73 gene encoding cilia- and flagella-associated protein 73 isoform X3 gives MAVPWEEYFRLALQEKLPAKIPGQSVDHFPPVLRLLEKRQELVDADRGLQAQKEVFQTTRAALKERWEQLEQKEQELKGSFVRFDKFLKDTEARRTRALRRAAQERLQADRREAEALRLRAQFEELQRERARLRCRLERLEPCARLLGRVLEQLPEFQEVPELVARFDGLVDMQAALRLTERQRLAELEEARARLQRLRDAGQGELLGQGRRRAQLLQRLEAARERTLRWESKWIQIQNTGAEKTLLLGRTRIAALNLFQLVCRHKTHPPALDIEDTEGQLEQVKLFILDLSAMLTSLGQAKPTPAC, from the exons ATGGCGGTGCCCTGGGAGGAATATTTCCGACTGGCCTTGCAAGAGAAACTGCCTGC GAAGATCCCGGGGCAAAGTGTGGATCACTTCCCGCCGGTGCTGCGTCTCCTGGAGAAGAGGCAGGAGCTGGTGGACGCGGACCGAGGCCTGCAGGCCCAGAAGGAG GTGTTCCAGACCACGAGAGCAGCGCTGAAAGAGCGCTGGGAACAGTTGGAACAGAAGGAGCAGGAGCTAAAGGGGTCCTTTGTCCGCTTTGACAAGTTCTTGAAG GACACCGAGGCCCGGCGCACCCGCGCCCTGCGGAGGGCGGCCCAGGAGCGGCTCCAGGCGGACCGCCGGGAGGCGGAGGCCCTACGGCTTCGGGCCCAGTTCGAGGAGCTGCAGCGGGAGCGCGCGCGGCTGCGGTGCCGGCTGGAGCGCCTGGAGCCCTGCGCGCGCCTGCTGGGGCGAGTGCTGGAGCAGCTGCCGGAG TTCCAAGAGGTCCCCGAGCTGGTGGCGCGCTTCGACGGCCTGGTCGATATGCAGGCGGCGCTGAGGCTCACGGAGCGCCAGCGGCTGGCCGAGCTGGAGGAGGCGCGCGCTCGGCTGCAGCGGCTGCGGGACGCGGGGCAGGGCGAGCTGCTCGGGCAGGGCCGGCGGCGAGCGCAGCTGTTGCAGCGCCTGGAGGCCGCGAGGGAGCGCACGCTGCGCTGG GAATCCAAGTGGATTCAGATCCAGAACACGGGGGCAGAGAAGACCCTTCTCCTGGGACGCACTAGGATAGCAGCGCTCAACCTGTTCCAGCTAGTGTGCCGGCACAAGACGCACCCGCCTGCCCTGGACATCGAGGACACTGAGGGGCAGCTGGAGCAG GTGAAGCTGTTCATTCTGGACCTCTCTGCCATGCTGACCAGTCTTGGGCAGGCCAAGCCCACACCTGCCTGCTAG
- the CFAP73 gene encoding cilia- and flagella-associated protein 73 isoform X1, with protein MAVPWEEYFRLALQEKLPASSRKIPGQSVDHFPPVLRLLEKRQELVDADRGLQAQKEVFQTTRAALKERWEQLEQKEQELKGSFVRFDKFLKDTEARRTRALRRAAQERLQADRREAEALRLRAQFEELQRERARLRCRLERLEPCARLLGRVLEQLPEFQEVPELVARFDGLVDMQAALRLTERQRLAELEEARARLQRLRDAGQGELLGQGRRRAQLLQRLEAARERTLRWESKWIQIQNTGAEKTLLLGRTRIAALNLFQLVCRHKTHPPALDIEDTEGQLEQVSSLLTCPPTPRFRTSQCLKSPGSV; from the exons ATGGCGGTGCCCTGGGAGGAATATTTCCGACTGGCCTTGCAAGAGAAACTGCCTGC CTCCTCCAGGAAGATCCCGGGGCAAAGTGTGGATCACTTCCCGCCGGTGCTGCGTCTCCTGGAGAAGAGGCAGGAGCTGGTGGACGCGGACCGAGGCCTGCAGGCCCAGAAGGAG GTGTTCCAGACCACGAGAGCAGCGCTGAAAGAGCGCTGGGAACAGTTGGAACAGAAGGAGCAGGAGCTAAAGGGGTCCTTTGTCCGCTTTGACAAGTTCTTGAAG GACACCGAGGCCCGGCGCACCCGCGCCCTGCGGAGGGCGGCCCAGGAGCGGCTCCAGGCGGACCGCCGGGAGGCGGAGGCCCTACGGCTTCGGGCCCAGTTCGAGGAGCTGCAGCGGGAGCGCGCGCGGCTGCGGTGCCGGCTGGAGCGCCTGGAGCCCTGCGCGCGCCTGCTGGGGCGAGTGCTGGAGCAGCTGCCGGAG TTCCAAGAGGTCCCCGAGCTGGTGGCGCGCTTCGACGGCCTGGTCGATATGCAGGCGGCGCTGAGGCTCACGGAGCGCCAGCGGCTGGCCGAGCTGGAGGAGGCGCGCGCTCGGCTGCAGCGGCTGCGGGACGCGGGGCAGGGCGAGCTGCTCGGGCAGGGCCGGCGGCGAGCGCAGCTGTTGCAGCGCCTGGAGGCCGCGAGGGAGCGCACGCTGCGCTGG GAATCCAAGTGGATTCAGATCCAGAACACGGGGGCAGAGAAGACCCTTCTCCTGGGACGCACTAGGATAGCAGCGCTCAACCTGTTCCAGCTAGTGTGCCGGCACAAGACGCACCCGCCTGCCCTGGACATCGAGGACACTGAGGGGCAGCTGGAGCAGGTGAGCTCCCTCCTTACGTGCCCTCCAACCCCCAGATTCAGAACTTCACAGTGCCTGAAGTCTCCGGGTTCAGTATGA
- the RASAL1 gene encoding rasGAP-activating-like protein 1 isoform X1 produces MAKSSSLNVRVVEGRALPAKDVSGSSDPYCLVKVDDEVVARTATVWRSLSPFWGEEYTIHLPLDFHHLAFYVLDEDTVGHDDVIGKISLSRDAIAADPRGIDSWINLSRVDPDAEVQGEVCLDVQVLENARGRCLRCHVLQARDLAPRDITGTSDPFARVFWGSQSLETSTIKKTRFPHWDEVLELQEMPGAPAPLRVELWDWDMVGKNDFLGMVEFPPPVLQQNPPRGWFRLLPFPRAEEDSGGQLGALRLKVRLIEDRILPSHNYWPLTELLTEAVRGPAEEDAASPLAVLEELTSGDCRQDLATNLVKLFLGQGLAGPFLDYLTWREVTRTTDPNTLFRSNSLASKSMEQFMKLVGMPYLHEVLKPVINRVFEEKRYIELDPCKIDLGRTRRISFKGAPSEEHVREASLGLLTGYLGPIVDAIVGSAGRCPPAMRLAFKQLHQRVRERFPQAEHEDAKYLAISGFLFLRFFAPAILTPKLFDLRDQHADPQTSRSLLLLAKAVQSIGNLGQQLGQGKELWMAPLHPFLLQSISRVRDFLDQLVDVDGEEAGGPARALVAPSVIVREGYLLKRKEEPASLAPRFAFKKRYFWLSGETLSYSRSPEWQMRFSIPVSHIRAVERVDEGAFQLPHVMQVMAQDGAGALRTTYLQCKNVNELNQWLSALRKASAPNPDKLAACHLGAFRSSRWTCCLQAERSAAGCSRTHSAVTLGDWSDPLDPDAEIQMVYRQLLLGRDQLRMKFQEDFNIDTSPEADTVRASGAKEGACPEALARQREAAGRLLEVLADLDRAHEELQQREQQRAALGPLGH; encoded by the exons ATGGCCAAGAGCAGCTCCCTGAACGTCCGCGTGGTGGAGGGCCGGGCGCTGCCTGCCAAGGACGT GTCTGGGAGCAGTGACCCCTACTGCCTCGTGAAGGTGGATGACGAGGTGGTGGCCAG GACAGCGACCGTGTGGAGGAGCCTGAGCCCCTTCTGGGGAGAGGAATACACCATCCACCTGCCCCTGGATTTCCACCATCTGGCCTTCTATGTGCTGGACGAGGACACGGTGGG GCATGATGACGTCATCGGCAAGATCTCGCTGAGCAGGGACGCGATTGCGGCTGACCCCCGAG GAATTGACAGCTGGATCAACCTGAGCCGTGTGGACCCGGACGCAGAGGTGCAGGGTGAGGTCTGCTTGGATGTGCAGGTGCTGGAGAACGCGCGGGGCCGTTGTCTTCGATGTCACGTGCTTCAGGCCAG GGACCTGGCCCCCCGAGATATCACCGGCACCTCTGACCCGTTTGCACGTGTGTTCTGGGGCAGTCAGAGCTTGGAGACTTCA accatTAAGAAGACCCGCTTCCCACACTGGGATGAGGTGCTGGAACTTCAGGAGATGCCAGGTGCCCCGGCCCCGCTGCGGGTGGAGCTCTGGGACTGGGACATGGTGGGCAAGAACGACTTCTTGGGCATG GTGGAGTTTCCCCCACCGGTCCTGCAGCAGAACCCTCCCCGGGGCTGGTTCCgtctcctgcccttccccagagCCGAGGAGGATTCTGG GGGGCAGCTGGGTGCCCTGCGGCTGAAGGTACGCCTCATCGAGGACCGCATCCTGCCCTCCCACAACTACTGGCCGCTCACGGAGCTGCTCACGGAGGCTGTGCGGGGCCCGGCAGAG GAGGATGCCGCTAGTCCCCTGGCCGTGCTGGAGGAGCTGACCTCAGGGGACTGCCGCCAGGACCTTGCCACCAACCTGGTGAAGCTCTTTCTTGGCCAGGGCCTGGCCGGGCCCTTTCTGGACTATCTCACTTGGCGCGAGGTGACCCGGACCA ccGACCCCAACACCCTCTTCCGCTCCAACTCCCTGGCATCCAAGTCAATGGAACAGTTTATGAAG CTCGTGGGCATGCCTTACCTGCACGAGGTCTTGAAGCCCGTGATTAACCGCGTCTTCGAGGAGAAGAGATACATCGAGCTGGACCCTTGCAAGATAGACCTGGGTCGCACCAG GAGAATCTCCTTCAAGGGCGCACCCTCTGAGGAGCATGTGAGGGAGGCCAGCCTGGGGCTGCTGACGGGCTACCTGGGGCCCATCGTGGATGCCATTGTGGGCTCCGCGGGGCGCTGCCCGCCTGCCATGCGCCTCGCCTTCAAGCAGCTGCACCAGCGCGTGCGAGAGCGCTTCCCCCAGGCGGAGCACGAG GATGCGAAGTACCTGGCCATAAGTGGCTTTCTCTTCCTGCGATTCTTTGCCCCTGCTATCCTCACCCCGAAGCTGTTTGACCTCCGGGACCAGCATGCGGATCCCCAGACCAGCCGCTCCCTGCTACTTCTTGCCAAG gctgtGCAGAGCATCGGAAACCTGGGCCAGCAGCTGGGCCAGGGCAAGGAACTGTGGATGGCCCCCCTGCACCCCTTCCTGCTGCAGAGCATCTCACGTGTGAGAGACTTCCTGGACCAGCTGGTGGATGTGGACGGGGAGG AGGCTGGGGGCCCAGCCAGGGCCCTGGTGGCCCCCTCGGTGATTGTTCGTGAAGGTTACCTGCTGAAGCGCAAGGAGGAGCCCGCCAGCCTGGCCCCACGCTTTGCCTTCAAGAAGCGTTACTTCTGGCTCAGCGGGGAGACTCTCTCCTACTCCAGGAGTCCTGAGTGGCAG ATGCGCTTCTCCATCCCGGTGTCGCACATCCGCGCCGTGGAGCGCGTGGACGAGGGCGCCTTTCAGCTGCCGCACGTGATGCAGGTGATGGCGCAGGACGGCGCCGGGGCACTGCGGACCACCTACCTCCAGTGCAAG AATGTGAACGAGCTCAACCAGTGGCTGTCGGCCCTGCGCAAGGCCAGCGCCCCCAACCCGGACAAGCTGGCCGCCTGCCACCTGGGTGCCTTCCGCAGCTCGCGCTGGACCTGCTGCCTGCAGGCCGAGCGCTCag CTGCCGGCTGCAGCCGCACGCACTCGGCCGTCACCCTGGGGGACTGGAGTGACCCGCTGGATCCCGACGCTGAGATCCAGATGGTGTACCGGCAGCTGCTCCTGGGGCGGGACCAGCTCAG GATGAAATTCCAGGAGGATTTCAACATAGATACAAGCCCGGAGGCAGATACAGTGAGGGCCTCGGGGGCCAAGGAAG GGGCCTGTCCTGAAGCCCTGGCCCGGCAGAGAGAGGCAGCTGGCCGCCTTCTGGAGGTGCTGGCAGATCTGGACAGAGCCCACGAGGAGCTCCAGCAGCGGGAGCAGCAGAGAGCGGCCCTGGGTCCCCTGGGGCACTGA
- the RASAL1 gene encoding rasGAP-activating-like protein 1 isoform X2: protein MCWTRTRHDDVIGKISLSRDAIAADPRGIDSWINLSRVDPDAEVQGEVCLDVQVLENARGRCLRCHVLQARDLAPRDITGTSDPFARVFWGSQSLETSTIKKTRFPHWDEVLELQEMPGAPAPLRVELWDWDMVGKNDFLGMVEFPPPVLQQNPPRGWFRLLPFPRAEEDSGGQLGALRLKVRLIEDRILPSHNYWPLTELLTEAVRGPAEEDAASPLAVLEELTSGDCRQDLATNLVKLFLGQGLAGPFLDYLTWREVTRTTDPNTLFRSNSLASKSMEQFMKLVGMPYLHEVLKPVINRVFEEKRYIELDPCKIDLGRTRRISFKGAPSEEHVREASLGLLTGYLGPIVDAIVGSAGRCPPAMRLAFKQLHQRVRERFPQAEHEDAKYLAISGFLFLRFFAPAILTPKLFDLRDQHADPQTSRSLLLLAKAVQSIGNLGQQLGQGKELWMAPLHPFLLQSISRVRDFLDQLVDVDGEEAGGPARALVAPSVIVREGYLLKRKEEPASLAPRFAFKKRYFWLSGETLSYSRSPEWQMRFSIPVSHIRAVERVDEGAFQLPHVMQVMAQDGAGALRTTYLQCKNVNELNQWLSALRKASAPNPDKLAACHLGAFRSSRWTCCLQAERSAAGCSRTHSAVTLGDWSDPLDPDAEIQMVYRQLLLGRDQLRMKFQEDFNIDTSPEADTVRASGAKEGACPEALARQREAAGRLLEVLADLDRAHEELQQREQQRAALGPLGH, encoded by the exons ATGTGCTGGACGAGGACACG GCATGATGACGTCATCGGCAAGATCTCGCTGAGCAGGGACGCGATTGCGGCTGACCCCCGAG GAATTGACAGCTGGATCAACCTGAGCCGTGTGGACCCGGACGCAGAGGTGCAGGGTGAGGTCTGCTTGGATGTGCAGGTGCTGGAGAACGCGCGGGGCCGTTGTCTTCGATGTCACGTGCTTCAGGCCAG GGACCTGGCCCCCCGAGATATCACCGGCACCTCTGACCCGTTTGCACGTGTGTTCTGGGGCAGTCAGAGCTTGGAGACTTCA accatTAAGAAGACCCGCTTCCCACACTGGGATGAGGTGCTGGAACTTCAGGAGATGCCAGGTGCCCCGGCCCCGCTGCGGGTGGAGCTCTGGGACTGGGACATGGTGGGCAAGAACGACTTCTTGGGCATG GTGGAGTTTCCCCCACCGGTCCTGCAGCAGAACCCTCCCCGGGGCTGGTTCCgtctcctgcccttccccagagCCGAGGAGGATTCTGG GGGGCAGCTGGGTGCCCTGCGGCTGAAGGTACGCCTCATCGAGGACCGCATCCTGCCCTCCCACAACTACTGGCCGCTCACGGAGCTGCTCACGGAGGCTGTGCGGGGCCCGGCAGAG GAGGATGCCGCTAGTCCCCTGGCCGTGCTGGAGGAGCTGACCTCAGGGGACTGCCGCCAGGACCTTGCCACCAACCTGGTGAAGCTCTTTCTTGGCCAGGGCCTGGCCGGGCCCTTTCTGGACTATCTCACTTGGCGCGAGGTGACCCGGACCA ccGACCCCAACACCCTCTTCCGCTCCAACTCCCTGGCATCCAAGTCAATGGAACAGTTTATGAAG CTCGTGGGCATGCCTTACCTGCACGAGGTCTTGAAGCCCGTGATTAACCGCGTCTTCGAGGAGAAGAGATACATCGAGCTGGACCCTTGCAAGATAGACCTGGGTCGCACCAG GAGAATCTCCTTCAAGGGCGCACCCTCTGAGGAGCATGTGAGGGAGGCCAGCCTGGGGCTGCTGACGGGCTACCTGGGGCCCATCGTGGATGCCATTGTGGGCTCCGCGGGGCGCTGCCCGCCTGCCATGCGCCTCGCCTTCAAGCAGCTGCACCAGCGCGTGCGAGAGCGCTTCCCCCAGGCGGAGCACGAG GATGCGAAGTACCTGGCCATAAGTGGCTTTCTCTTCCTGCGATTCTTTGCCCCTGCTATCCTCACCCCGAAGCTGTTTGACCTCCGGGACCAGCATGCGGATCCCCAGACCAGCCGCTCCCTGCTACTTCTTGCCAAG gctgtGCAGAGCATCGGAAACCTGGGCCAGCAGCTGGGCCAGGGCAAGGAACTGTGGATGGCCCCCCTGCACCCCTTCCTGCTGCAGAGCATCTCACGTGTGAGAGACTTCCTGGACCAGCTGGTGGATGTGGACGGGGAGG AGGCTGGGGGCCCAGCCAGGGCCCTGGTGGCCCCCTCGGTGATTGTTCGTGAAGGTTACCTGCTGAAGCGCAAGGAGGAGCCCGCCAGCCTGGCCCCACGCTTTGCCTTCAAGAAGCGTTACTTCTGGCTCAGCGGGGAGACTCTCTCCTACTCCAGGAGTCCTGAGTGGCAG ATGCGCTTCTCCATCCCGGTGTCGCACATCCGCGCCGTGGAGCGCGTGGACGAGGGCGCCTTTCAGCTGCCGCACGTGATGCAGGTGATGGCGCAGGACGGCGCCGGGGCACTGCGGACCACCTACCTCCAGTGCAAG AATGTGAACGAGCTCAACCAGTGGCTGTCGGCCCTGCGCAAGGCCAGCGCCCCCAACCCGGACAAGCTGGCCGCCTGCCACCTGGGTGCCTTCCGCAGCTCGCGCTGGACCTGCTGCCTGCAGGCCGAGCGCTCag CTGCCGGCTGCAGCCGCACGCACTCGGCCGTCACCCTGGGGGACTGGAGTGACCCGCTGGATCCCGACGCTGAGATCCAGATGGTGTACCGGCAGCTGCTCCTGGGGCGGGACCAGCTCAG GATGAAATTCCAGGAGGATTTCAACATAGATACAAGCCCGGAGGCAGATACAGTGAGGGCCTCGGGGGCCAAGGAAG GGGCCTGTCCTGAAGCCCTGGCCCGGCAGAGAGAGGCAGCTGGCCGCCTTCTGGAGGTGCTGGCAGATCTGGACAGAGCCCACGAGGAGCTCCAGCAGCGGGAGCAGCAGAGAGCGGCCCTGGGTCCCCTGGGGCACTGA
- the RASAL1 gene encoding rasGAP-activating-like protein 1 isoform X3 yields MCRCWRTRGAVVFDVTCFRPGTWPPEISPAPLTRLHVCSGAVRAWRLHPPSLPLPQTIKKTRFPHWDEVLELQEMPGAPAPLRVELWDWDMVGKNDFLGMVEFPPPVLQQNPPRGWFRLLPFPRAEEDSGGQLGALRLKVRLIEDRILPSHNYWPLTELLTEAVRGPAEEDAASPLAVLEELTSGDCRQDLATNLVKLFLGQGLAGPFLDYLTWREVTRTTDPNTLFRSNSLASKSMEQFMKLVGMPYLHEVLKPVINRVFEEKRYIELDPCKIDLGRTRRISFKGAPSEEHVREASLGLLTGYLGPIVDAIVGSAGRCPPAMRLAFKQLHQRVRERFPQAEHEDAKYLAISGFLFLRFFAPAILTPKLFDLRDQHADPQTSRSLLLLAKAVQSIGNLGQQLGQGKELWMAPLHPFLLQSISRVRDFLDQLVDVDGEEAGGPARALVAPSVIVREGYLLKRKEEPASLAPRFAFKKRYFWLSGETLSYSRSPEWQMRFSIPVSHIRAVERVDEGAFQLPHVMQVMAQDGAGALRTTYLQCKNVNELNQWLSALRKASAPNPDKLAACHLGAFRSSRWTCCLQAERSAAGCSRTHSAVTLGDWSDPLDPDAEIQMVYRQLLLGRDQLRMKFQEDFNIDTSPEADTVRASGAKEGACPEALARQREAAGRLLEVLADLDRAHEELQQREQQRAALGPLGH; encoded by the exons ATGTGCAGGTGCTGGAGAACGCGCGGGGCCGTTGTCTTCGATGTCACGTGCTTCAGGCCAG GGACCTGGCCCCCCGAGATATCACCGGCACCTCTGACCCGTTTGCACGTGTGTTCTGGGGCAGTCAGAGCTTGGAGACTTCA ccctccctccctccccctcccccagaccatTAAGAAGACCCGCTTCCCACACTGGGATGAGGTGCTGGAACTTCAGGAGATGCCAGGTGCCCCGGCCCCGCTGCGGGTGGAGCTCTGGGACTGGGACATGGTGGGCAAGAACGACTTCTTGGGCATG GTGGAGTTTCCCCCACCGGTCCTGCAGCAGAACCCTCCCCGGGGCTGGTTCCgtctcctgcccttccccagagCCGAGGAGGATTCTGG GGGGCAGCTGGGTGCCCTGCGGCTGAAGGTACGCCTCATCGAGGACCGCATCCTGCCCTCCCACAACTACTGGCCGCTCACGGAGCTGCTCACGGAGGCTGTGCGGGGCCCGGCAGAG GAGGATGCCGCTAGTCCCCTGGCCGTGCTGGAGGAGCTGACCTCAGGGGACTGCCGCCAGGACCTTGCCACCAACCTGGTGAAGCTCTTTCTTGGCCAGGGCCTGGCCGGGCCCTTTCTGGACTATCTCACTTGGCGCGAGGTGACCCGGACCA ccGACCCCAACACCCTCTTCCGCTCCAACTCCCTGGCATCCAAGTCAATGGAACAGTTTATGAAG CTCGTGGGCATGCCTTACCTGCACGAGGTCTTGAAGCCCGTGATTAACCGCGTCTTCGAGGAGAAGAGATACATCGAGCTGGACCCTTGCAAGATAGACCTGGGTCGCACCAG GAGAATCTCCTTCAAGGGCGCACCCTCTGAGGAGCATGTGAGGGAGGCCAGCCTGGGGCTGCTGACGGGCTACCTGGGGCCCATCGTGGATGCCATTGTGGGCTCCGCGGGGCGCTGCCCGCCTGCCATGCGCCTCGCCTTCAAGCAGCTGCACCAGCGCGTGCGAGAGCGCTTCCCCCAGGCGGAGCACGAG GATGCGAAGTACCTGGCCATAAGTGGCTTTCTCTTCCTGCGATTCTTTGCCCCTGCTATCCTCACCCCGAAGCTGTTTGACCTCCGGGACCAGCATGCGGATCCCCAGACCAGCCGCTCCCTGCTACTTCTTGCCAAG gctgtGCAGAGCATCGGAAACCTGGGCCAGCAGCTGGGCCAGGGCAAGGAACTGTGGATGGCCCCCCTGCACCCCTTCCTGCTGCAGAGCATCTCACGTGTGAGAGACTTCCTGGACCAGCTGGTGGATGTGGACGGGGAGG AGGCTGGGGGCCCAGCCAGGGCCCTGGTGGCCCCCTCGGTGATTGTTCGTGAAGGTTACCTGCTGAAGCGCAAGGAGGAGCCCGCCAGCCTGGCCCCACGCTTTGCCTTCAAGAAGCGTTACTTCTGGCTCAGCGGGGAGACTCTCTCCTACTCCAGGAGTCCTGAGTGGCAG ATGCGCTTCTCCATCCCGGTGTCGCACATCCGCGCCGTGGAGCGCGTGGACGAGGGCGCCTTTCAGCTGCCGCACGTGATGCAGGTGATGGCGCAGGACGGCGCCGGGGCACTGCGGACCACCTACCTCCAGTGCAAG AATGTGAACGAGCTCAACCAGTGGCTGTCGGCCCTGCGCAAGGCCAGCGCCCCCAACCCGGACAAGCTGGCCGCCTGCCACCTGGGTGCCTTCCGCAGCTCGCGCTGGACCTGCTGCCTGCAGGCCGAGCGCTCag CTGCCGGCTGCAGCCGCACGCACTCGGCCGTCACCCTGGGGGACTGGAGTGACCCGCTGGATCCCGACGCTGAGATCCAGATGGTGTACCGGCAGCTGCTCCTGGGGCGGGACCAGCTCAG GATGAAATTCCAGGAGGATTTCAACATAGATACAAGCCCGGAGGCAGATACAGTGAGGGCCTCGGGGGCCAAGGAAG GGGCCTGTCCTGAAGCCCTGGCCCGGCAGAGAGAGGCAGCTGGCCGCCTTCTGGAGGTGCTGGCAGATCTGGACAGAGCCCACGAGGAGCTCCAGCAGCGGGAGCAGCAGAGAGCGGCCCTGGGTCCCCTGGGGCACTGA